Proteins encoded in a region of the Acidobacteriota bacterium genome:
- a CDS encoding CRTAC1 family protein, which translates to MRLLVLSLAAGALLSQQAPRFESVQPELFATPGAFVNAWADYDNDDDPDVFVGFNGAPNRLYRNNNGTFVDAGRTANVADARAVRAAAWGDMDADGDADLLVGFTPGTQSLLRLYRNDAGRFFDVTEATGLVVMAGALRQPAWIDFDSDNDLDLFIAFRDKPNSLYRNDDGRFTDVAAEVGVADARKSVGAIWFDADADGDMDLYVGNMDGDANGLFVNNRGTFTDEAERRGVAWAGRTPKDATNGTVRPCAADVNNDGRFDLFAANYGRNGLFLSNGRGFDDRSAAWGIDIDARYDTCAFADVDHDGLVDLYVNGTITGGVQYRDHLFMNTGKAYEDRTPENVKAFAADHGASWADVDADGAVDLALTGSQADGMHAILRNVLPAANQRSISVRVLDGRGRATRAGAEVRVYAEGSRRLIGSGLVDSGSGYNMQNDLPVHIGIGTALRVDVEVTWPGLGKRAVTRVTGVQAGERRAILTR; encoded by the coding sequence ATGCGATTGCTGGTTCTATCCCTGGCGGCGGGAGCTCTGCTGTCGCAGCAGGCGCCCCGCTTCGAATCCGTGCAACCCGAACTGTTCGCCACACCCGGCGCGTTTGTGAACGCGTGGGCCGACTATGACAATGACGATGACCCGGATGTGTTTGTGGGGTTTAATGGCGCGCCCAATCGCCTGTATCGCAACAACAACGGGACGTTTGTTGACGCCGGCCGCACGGCCAACGTGGCGGACGCGCGTGCCGTTCGCGCCGCGGCCTGGGGTGATATGGACGCCGATGGCGACGCCGACCTGCTCGTCGGGTTTACGCCAGGTACCCAGTCGCTCCTGCGGTTGTACCGGAATGACGCCGGACGGTTCTTCGATGTGACCGAAGCGACCGGGCTGGTGGTGATGGCCGGCGCACTGCGGCAACCGGCGTGGATCGATTTTGACAGCGACAACGATCTGGACCTCTTTATCGCGTTTCGAGACAAGCCGAACTCGTTGTACCGGAATGACGACGGGCGCTTCACCGATGTCGCCGCGGAGGTTGGTGTGGCTGATGCGCGCAAGAGCGTCGGGGCCATCTGGTTTGATGCTGATGCCGACGGCGACATGGACCTCTATGTGGGCAACATGGACGGCGATGCCAACGGCTTGTTCGTCAACAACCGAGGAACGTTTACCGACGAAGCCGAACGCCGCGGAGTGGCGTGGGCCGGACGAACACCCAAGGACGCCACCAACGGCACGGTGCGTCCCTGTGCTGCTGATGTGAACAACGACGGCCGCTTTGATTTGTTCGCGGCGAACTACGGAAGGAACGGACTGTTTCTCAGCAACGGCCGAGGCTTCGACGACCGATCGGCCGCCTGGGGCATCGACATCGACGCGCGGTACGACACGTGTGCCTTCGCCGACGTGGACCACGACGGCCTGGTCGACCTGTACGTGAACGGGACCATCACCGGCGGCGTGCAGTATCGGGACCACCTCTTCATGAACACCGGAAAGGCCTACGAGGATCGGACGCCCGAGAATGTGAAGGCGTTTGCGGCCGACCACGGGGCATCGTGGGCGGACGTGGACGCCGATGGGGCGGTGGACCTGGCGCTCACGGGATCGCAGGCCGACGGCATGCACGCGATACTGCGAAACGTGCTGCCGGCCGCGAACCAGCGGTCCATCAGTGTTCGTGTGCTTGACGGACGCGGTCGCGCCACACGCGCAGGCGCCGAGGTTCGGGTCTACGCCGAAGGGTCGCGCCGCCTCATCGGATCGGGCCTGGTGGACTCGGGGTCCGGGTACAACATGCAGAACGACCTGCCGGTACACATCGGAATCGGCACGGCGTTGCGCGTGGACGTGGAAGTCACGTGGCCGGGACTTGGTAAGCGCGCGGTGACACGTGTCACGGGCGTTCAGGCCGGGGAACGACGCGCGATTCTCACACGCTGA
- a CDS encoding sarcosine oxidase subunit delta — protein sequence MTHHRLRIHCPQCGVRAVEEFVYGEIPATPDTLTDPDARDVDRAFMHSNHEGPVAERWFHSFGCRRWFTVRRDTRTNEML from the coding sequence ATGACACACCATCGGCTTCGCATCCATTGTCCGCAGTGTGGTGTGCGCGCGGTTGAGGAGTTTGTGTACGGAGAGATCCCGGCCACGCCCGACACGCTGACCGATCCAGATGCGCGCGATGTGGACCGCGCGTTCATGCACAGCAATCACGAAGGACCGGTCGCCGAGCGCTGGTTCCATTCGTTCGGCTGCCGGCGCTGGTTCACCGTGCGCCGCGATACGCGCACGAACGAGATGCTGTGA
- a CDS encoding FAD-dependent oxidoreductase produces MNEFVERAIDLRWPTAVKRAYDVVIIGGGGHGLATAYYLATRHGITNVAVLERSYIGGGNSGRNTTIIRANYGIPEAVRFYQRSVDLYAHLERETDRELMHRTKGLLWIAHSEAGIRQERARAAINSACGAATEYVDPAAIREICPQIDLTGGGVWPVYGASYHPAGSTARHDRVVWAYAEGAMRLGVDVFQRTGVTGIRMDRGRVTGVETADGPIAAGIVLSAVGGHVTTIASMVGLRLPIRTHPLQAFVTNRYAQGFHPIVASSGLGGYASQTAKGEMLIGAEIDRAPSYAYDSGHPFLQHCAFRMTTLLPFLRDLRVLRQWTGVCDMSTDYSPVMGLTGVDGFLITTGWGTWGFKAIPAGGEQLAALIATGRTPDLIAPFSLDRFALDRTMADRGSAGTH; encoded by the coding sequence ATGAACGAGTTCGTCGAGCGCGCGATCGACCTGCGCTGGCCGACGGCGGTCAAACGCGCCTATGACGTGGTGATCATCGGCGGCGGCGGTCACGGGTTGGCCACGGCGTATTATCTTGCTACCAGGCACGGCATCACCAACGTCGCCGTGCTTGAGCGCAGTTACATCGGCGGCGGTAACTCCGGTCGCAACACGACGATCATCCGGGCGAACTACGGAATTCCTGAAGCTGTGCGGTTTTATCAGCGCAGCGTAGATCTCTACGCCCACCTCGAACGGGAAACGGATCGCGAGTTGATGCACCGTACAAAAGGCCTGCTCTGGATTGCCCACAGCGAAGCGGGCATCAGGCAGGAACGCGCACGCGCGGCGATCAATAGCGCGTGCGGCGCCGCGACTGAATACGTGGACCCTGCCGCCATCCGCGAGATCTGTCCACAGATTGACCTGACCGGCGGCGGTGTGTGGCCGGTGTACGGCGCGTCGTATCACCCCGCCGGCTCGACGGCGCGCCACGACCGCGTGGTCTGGGCGTACGCCGAAGGCGCAATGCGCCTTGGTGTTGATGTCTTTCAGCGTACCGGGGTCACCGGCATCCGGATGGATCGCGGCAGGGTCACGGGTGTCGAAACCGCCGATGGCCCCATCGCAGCGGGCATTGTGCTTTCTGCGGTGGGCGGCCATGTCACGACCATCGCCTCAATGGTCGGGTTGCGTTTGCCCATCCGCACGCATCCCCTGCAGGCATTCGTCACGAACCGCTACGCGCAGGGCTTCCACCCGATCGTCGCTTCGTCTGGCCTCGGCGGATACGCCTCTCAGACGGCGAAAGGCGAGATGCTCATCGGCGCAGAAATCGATCGAGCGCCGAGCTACGCCTACGACTCGGGCCATCCGTTCCTGCAGCACTGTGCGTTTCGCATGACGACGCTGCTGCCGTTCCTGCGCGATCTCCGGGTGCTGCGCCAGTGGACCGGCGTCTGTGACATGAGCACAGACTACTCGCCCGTCATGGGACTCACCGGAGTGGACGGCTTCCTCATCACGACAGGCTGGGGCACCTGGGGCTTCAAGGCCATTCCCGCTGGCGGCGAGCAGCTGGCCGCGCTCATCGCCACTGGCCGGACTCCGGATTTGATTGCGCCCTTCTCTCTCGATCGATTTGCGCTGGACAGGACGATGGCCGATCGCGGATCGGCGGGGACGCACTGA
- a CDS encoding (2Fe-2S)-binding protein gives MAADSLLTHLLRDARVPLGGGCLCLAGDCPNCLATVDGVSYVRTCQVAFREGAAVTPHAANGELPPLESVGERPPATARTMHCDVVVIGQGPAGRAAATDARATGAHVVTLDARDGQEVIGIYPGPLVVARTEGGMRHLYPRGEIVVATGASEIQPAVPGNHLRGLVTARAAAELAAAGVPLGRVVAVGTPPEGVSYEQASGTLVRFEPSSDSARLGAVVMRDAEGAETRWPCETVSLGLGLTPRDALLRMARGMNVRGVGDVLLPAHVPPCPQEGVVCPCAGVTVADLASVHARGFHELELVKRATLAGTGPCQGAACVPHIRAFLAAQGAALQPPFTARPVTRQLTIGEVAAGAHHAATPRTALHEEHLALGATMERLGGWWRPWHYGDVGAEYAAVRNGVSICDVSTLGKMQVSGPGTLALLEHLYPVPISSLAPGRARYVFMLDERGYVIDDGMVARESDTRFMATFTSGGATFAEMWVRDWAESLGVDVRVMNQTFSLGAINVTGPRAAELLARAGVSAPPAFLHHGQADVAGVPCRIYRLSFTGEVSFELHHAAADSVRLWRALLSLGQDLGIRPHGLEALLKLRLEKGHLIVGQDTDFDSSLRRLGCEWGVRLDKPAFIGRQAVLRTNRLPLDRQLCGFEMDAAKTTSEVVVFLRGEKETTSEVRFRTPAEGATIWDGEDLAGVVTSTTWSPTLGKSVMLGWLRLKDGALPTDVTIDDRPARRVPTPFYDPEGRRARG, from the coding sequence ATGGCAGCGGATTCTCTACTCACCCACCTTCTGCGCGATGCACGCGTGCCCCTTGGCGGTGGGTGCCTCTGCCTGGCCGGTGACTGCCCCAATTGCCTGGCGACGGTGGACGGCGTTTCCTACGTGCGGACGTGCCAGGTCGCGTTCAGAGAGGGCGCAGCGGTAACTCCGCACGCGGCGAACGGCGAGCTACCGCCACTTGAGAGTGTGGGTGAACGGCCTCCTGCCACCGCTCGAACCATGCACTGTGATGTCGTGGTCATCGGCCAGGGTCCGGCCGGCCGCGCGGCCGCAACCGACGCGCGAGCCACAGGCGCCCATGTCGTCACTCTCGACGCGCGTGACGGCCAGGAGGTGATCGGGATCTATCCCGGGCCGCTGGTCGTGGCCCGCACTGAAGGCGGCATGCGGCATCTGTACCCTCGCGGCGAAATCGTGGTGGCCACGGGCGCATCGGAAATCCAGCCGGCTGTACCAGGCAATCACCTGCGCGGCCTTGTCACCGCTCGTGCAGCCGCGGAACTGGCGGCCGCGGGCGTCCCGCTCGGGCGTGTAGTGGCTGTGGGCACGCCGCCCGAAGGGGTGTCGTACGAACAGGCCTCGGGCACCCTTGTGCGCTTCGAACCTTCGTCGGACTCTGCGCGACTGGGCGCGGTCGTCATGCGTGACGCTGAAGGCGCTGAGACCCGTTGGCCCTGCGAGACGGTCTCGCTCGGCCTTGGCCTCACGCCTCGGGATGCGTTGCTGCGGATGGCCCGCGGCATGAACGTCCGAGGTGTTGGCGATGTGCTCCTTCCAGCGCACGTGCCGCCATGCCCCCAGGAGGGCGTCGTCTGTCCCTGCGCCGGTGTGACAGTCGCCGACCTCGCTTCGGTGCACGCGCGCGGCTTCCACGAACTGGAGTTGGTCAAACGCGCCACACTTGCGGGCACCGGCCCATGCCAGGGCGCTGCGTGTGTCCCGCACATCCGGGCGTTCCTTGCCGCGCAGGGCGCCGCACTGCAACCGCCCTTCACTGCCCGTCCAGTGACCCGGCAGCTCACAATTGGCGAAGTGGCGGCCGGCGCGCATCATGCCGCGACTCCGCGCACAGCCCTTCACGAAGAACATCTTGCCCTGGGCGCCACCATGGAACGGCTCGGCGGCTGGTGGCGGCCCTGGCACTACGGCGACGTCGGGGCCGAGTACGCGGCTGTGCGAAATGGCGTGTCCATCTGTGACGTGAGCACACTCGGCAAGATGCAGGTGTCGGGCCCCGGCACGCTGGCGCTGCTCGAACACCTGTATCCGGTCCCCATTTCATCGCTCGCGCCCGGCCGTGCACGGTACGTCTTCATGCTCGACGAACGTGGCTACGTGATAGACGACGGGATGGTGGCTCGCGAGAGCGATACGCGATTCATGGCGACGTTTACCAGCGGCGGCGCCACATTCGCGGAAATGTGGGTGCGCGACTGGGCCGAATCACTCGGGGTCGATGTGCGCGTGATGAACCAGACGTTTTCACTCGGCGCCATCAACGTGACTGGACCACGAGCTGCGGAACTGCTCGCCCGAGCCGGTGTCAGCGCGCCGCCGGCGTTCCTCCATCATGGCCAGGCCGACGTGGCCGGGGTGCCCTGCCGCATCTATCGCCTCAGCTTCACCGGCGAGGTGTCGTTCGAACTGCACCACGCCGCTGCGGATTCGGTCCGGCTCTGGCGCGCGCTTCTGTCGCTCGGCCAGGATCTGGGCATTCGTCCCCACGGGCTTGAGGCGCTCTTGAAGCTTCGCCTCGAAAAGGGCCACCTCATCGTGGGACAGGACACCGACTTTGATTCGTCTCTGCGCAGGCTCGGCTGTGAATGGGGCGTGCGACTGGACAAACCGGCGTTCATCGGCCGGCAGGCCGTGCTTCGCACCAATCGTCTGCCGCTCGACCGCCAACTCTGCGGCTTTGAGATGGACGCCGCCAAGACGACCTCAGAGGTCGTTGTTTTTCTGAGAGGAGAAAAAGAAACGACCTCAGAGGTCCGTTTTCGGACACCTGCCGAAGGCGCGACGATCTGGGACGGCGAGGACCTGGCGGGCGTGGTCACCTCCACGACCTGGTCGCCGACGCTGGGCAAGTCCGTCATGCTCGGCTGGCTCAGGCTGAAAGACGGTGCGCTGCCGACCGACGTCACCATTGACGACCGCCCGGCGCGGCGAGTGCCCACGCCGTTTTATGACCCGGAGGGACGCCGTGCGCGTGGTTGA
- a CDS encoding MFS transporter, with the protein MPTTSRRTIMVLLSAFSLMAYVLRMNISVASPFMMTELQLDKVQMGRVFSAFMLGYALFQVPWGVSGDRLGPGRILGWAAIAWTVATVLTGLLPGWLVPAGMASLVMLIVLRFLLGASQAAAYPVAARAIVSWMPPTSRATSFSALIVAMAFGSAFTPPMVSWAMENFGWRVSFYVCALLALALTVAWYRSAGSRLDTIGDAAAVGTGPAQAWWAPLKDRRVSLLSLSYFFNSYVLFMFVFWLYLFLVEQRQMSIMSSGFYTSIPFVLAMFFAPAAGIICDRLSIKYGPTLGRRIVAMTALVHSSIFLVLGVDVADQTLAVAGLSLAVAFLLCTEVAYWSASMDLGGANSGTVGGIMNMAGNLGGVVSTALVPILIKHWGWPFAFQSAAALGLVAAALWLLVRMEDGKGADARAVAH; encoded by the coding sequence GTGCCAACAACCTCACGCCGCACCATCATGGTGCTTCTCAGTGCTTTCAGCCTGATGGCGTACGTGCTGCGGATGAATATTTCCGTGGCGTCGCCGTTCATGATGACCGAGCTGCAACTGGACAAAGTCCAGATGGGCCGCGTCTTCAGCGCGTTCATGCTCGGCTACGCGTTATTCCAGGTGCCGTGGGGTGTGTCGGGCGACAGGCTTGGGCCAGGTCGTATCCTCGGGTGGGCCGCCATCGCCTGGACCGTGGCGACGGTGCTGACCGGGTTGCTGCCGGGATGGCTGGTGCCTGCGGGCATGGCCTCGCTCGTGATGCTCATCGTGCTGCGCTTCCTGCTCGGCGCCAGCCAGGCCGCCGCGTATCCCGTGGCGGCGCGCGCCATTGTCAGCTGGATGCCGCCCACCAGCCGGGCCACGTCGTTTTCCGCGCTGATCGTTGCGATGGCGTTTGGCTCCGCGTTCACGCCCCCGATGGTGTCGTGGGCCATGGAGAACTTTGGATGGCGCGTGTCGTTCTACGTCTGCGCCCTCCTTGCTCTGGCGCTGACTGTGGCGTGGTATCGGTCGGCCGGGTCCCGCCTGGACACGATTGGTGACGCCGCGGCTGTCGGCACCGGCCCTGCGCAAGCCTGGTGGGCGCCACTGAAAGACCGTCGAGTCTCACTGCTCTCGCTCAGCTACTTCTTCAACAGCTATGTCCTGTTCATGTTCGTCTTCTGGCTGTATCTCTTCCTGGTGGAGCAGCGCCAGATGAGCATCATGTCGAGCGGCTTCTACACCAGCATTCCGTTTGTGCTGGCAATGTTCTTCGCGCCTGCGGCCGGCATCATCTGCGATCGCCTCTCTATCAAGTACGGCCCCACCCTCGGTCGCCGCATCGTCGCCATGACGGCCCTTGTGCATTCGTCGATCTTTCTCGTGCTCGGCGTGGACGTGGCGGATCAGACGCTGGCGGTGGCGGGGCTGTCACTGGCCGTGGCGTTTCTCCTCTGTACGGAAGTGGCGTACTGGTCGGCGTCCATGGACCTGGGCGGCGCGAACAGCGGCACCGTAGGCGGCATCATGAACATGGCCGGCAACCTCGGCGGCGTCGTGTCAACCGCGCTGGTGCCGATTCTGATCAAGCACTGGGGCTGGCCGTTTGCGTTCCAGTCGGCCGCCGCCCTGGGCCTTGTGGCCGCCGCCCTCTGGTTGCTTGTGCGCATGGAAGACGGAAAAGGAGCCGACGCGCGTGCAGTCGCGCATTGA